A genomic region of Sebaldella sp. S0638 contains the following coding sequences:
- a CDS encoding autotransporter-associated N-terminal domain-containing protein, producing the protein MKNVLGQVEKRLKSCLKHNKKVKYSKALALTFLLTGGFLSADQAELPEDANFVKVSENLNKRIKELRQENKKKLKDSRLELERLEKEGDQVIKSPWDSYIFSSFFSFKDMDKKDKVWKYGTRTDTEQDRMRNVLGG; encoded by the coding sequence ATGAAGAATGTGTTAGGACAGGTAGAAAAAAGGTTAAAATCATGCCTCAAGCATAACAAAAAGGTAAAATATTCAAAAGCGCTGGCTTTGACCTTTTTGTTAACTGGGGGATTTTTGAGTGCTGATCAGGCTGAATTACCTGAGGATGCGAATTTCGTGAAGGTAAGCGAAAATCTGAATAAGCGTATCAAAGAGCTGAGGCAGGAAAACAAAAAGAAACTGAAAGACAGCAGACTGGAACTGGAAAGGCTTGAAAAGGAAGGGGATCAGGTAATAAAATCTCCATGGGACAGCTATATATTTTCTTCATTTTTCAGCTTTAAGGACATGGATAAAAAGGATAAGGTCTGGAAATACGGAACAAGAACAGATACAGAACAGGACAGAATGAGGAATGTTCTTGGCGGATAG